One region of Victivallis lenta genomic DNA includes:
- a CDS encoding glycosidase produces the protein MSFYKNVDLLFRKHEKLVSRENTILPGNGVLNRCKYPVLTSRHVPIFWRYDLDKKTNPLLLERIGCNATMNSGAIKLGRKYCLVVRVEGADRKSFFAVAESPNGIDNFRFRDYPITMPETDEPDTNVYDMRLTRHEDGWIYGIFCTERRDPNAPAGDLSSAVAAAGIARTRDLEHWERLPDLKSKSQQRNVVLHPEFVDGKYAFYTRPQDGFIDAGSGGGIGWALIDDITNAEVTAETIIDERAYHTIKEVKNGEGPAPIKTPMGWLHLAHGVRGCADGLRYVLYMYMTSLEDPSKKIASPGGYLLAPLRKERTGDVSNVLFSNGWIADDDGTVYLYYASSDTRMHVAVSTVDRLVDYCLGTPEDGGRSAASVNTLNRLIRHNLEVLKKF, from the coding sequence ATGAGTTTTTACAAAAATGTCGATCTGCTGTTCCGCAAACATGAAAAGCTCGTATCGCGGGAAAATACGATTCTCCCCGGCAACGGTGTGCTGAACCGCTGCAAATATCCGGTTCTGACCTCGCGGCACGTGCCGATCTTCTGGCGCTACGACCTCGATAAAAAGACCAATCCGCTGCTTCTCGAACGGATCGGCTGCAATGCGACCATGAACTCCGGCGCCATCAAGCTCGGCCGGAAGTACTGCCTTGTGGTCCGGGTGGAGGGGGCCGACCGCAAATCCTTCTTCGCGGTGGCTGAAAGTCCGAACGGCATCGACAACTTCCGTTTCCGCGACTACCCGATCACGATGCCGGAGACGGACGAGCCCGACACGAACGTCTACGACATGCGGCTGACCCGCCATGAGGACGGCTGGATCTACGGCATCTTCTGCACCGAACGGCGCGATCCGAATGCGCCCGCGGGAGACCTCTCCAGCGCCGTCGCCGCCGCCGGAATCGCGCGGACGCGCGACCTGGAACACTGGGAGCGGCTTCCGGATCTCAAGTCGAAAAGCCAGCAGCGCAACGTCGTCCTGCATCCGGAATTCGTCGACGGGAAATATGCGTTCTACACCCGCCCGCAGGACGGCTTCATCGACGCCGGTTCGGGCGGCGGCATCGGCTGGGCGCTGATCGATGACATCACGAACGCCGAAGTCACCGCTGAAACCATCATCGACGAGCGCGCCTACCACACGATCAAGGAGGTCAAGAACGGGGAAGGCCCGGCCCCGATCAAAACTCCGATGGGCTGGCTTCACCTCGCCCACGGCGTCCGCGGCTGCGCGGACGGGCTCCGCTACGTGCTCTATATGTACATGACTTCGCTCGAGGACCCGTCGAAGAAGATCGCCAGCCCCGGCGGCTATCTGCTCGCCCCGCTCCGCAAGGAACGCACCGGCGACGTTTCGAACGTGCTTTTCTCGAACGGCTGGATCGCCGACGACGACGGCACGGTCTACCTTTATTACGCCTCGAGCGACACACGCATGCACGTGGCCGTCTCGACCGTCGACCGCCTGGTGGACTACTGCCTCGGCACCCCCGAGGACGGGGGCCGCTCCGCCGCCTCGGTCAACACCCTGAACCGGCTGATCAGGCACAACCTTGAAGTTCTGAAGAAATTCTGA
- a CDS encoding PPK2 family polyphosphate kinase: MNRFYEAFIIKPGHKVDLSRRNPDETFDFKDKEAALELLAKNNHRIARLQNDLYSEGKQSLLIVLQAPDAGGKDGTINNVFSAMNPQGCRVQSFKTPTSLEQSHDFLWRVHPVVPRRGEVVIFNRSYYEAVLIERVHKFATPEQLEYRYKAINQFEELLEHNGTRIVKFFLHIDKEEQLRRFVRRLKRPEKHWKISANDYPERQYWDDYVEAFEVAMMKCSTKEAPWFAIPANCKWFRNLAVSQIILETMESMRIRLPAPSVDLQETRRLAAIELSRQRHERKNRKPAAKK, from the coding sequence ATGAACCGTTTTTACGAAGCGTTCATCATCAAACCGGGCCACAAGGTCGATCTCTCCAGGCGGAATCCGGACGAAACGTTCGACTTCAAGGACAAAGAGGCCGCTCTCGAGCTGCTGGCAAAGAACAATCACCGGATCGCCCGGCTTCAGAACGACCTCTACTCCGAGGGCAAGCAGTCGCTTCTCATCGTCCTGCAGGCACCGGACGCCGGCGGCAAGGACGGAACGATCAACAACGTGTTTTCAGCCATGAATCCGCAGGGATGCCGCGTCCAGTCGTTCAAGACGCCGACCAGCCTCGAGCAGTCGCACGACTTCCTCTGGCGCGTCCATCCGGTCGTGCCGCGCCGCGGCGAAGTCGTCATTTTCAACCGTTCGTATTATGAAGCCGTCCTGATCGAGCGCGTGCACAAGTTCGCTACGCCCGAGCAGCTCGAGTACCGGTACAAGGCGATCAACCAGTTCGAGGAGCTCCTCGAGCACAACGGAACGCGGATCGTCAAGTTCTTCCTGCACATCGACAAGGAGGAGCAGCTGCGCCGCTTCGTCCGCCGCCTGAAACGCCCGGAAAAGCACTGGAAGATCTCCGCCAACGACTATCCGGAGCGGCAGTACTGGGACGACTATGTCGAAGCGTTCGAGGTCGCCATGATGAAATGTTCGACCAAAGAAGCGCCGTGGTTTGCGATTCCCGCCAACTGCAAGTGGTTCCGCAACCTCGCCGTCTCCCAGATCATCCTTGAAACCATGGAGTCGATGCGAATCAGGCTCCCGGCGCCGTCGGTCGATCTGCAGGAGACGCGCCGGCTGGCCGCCATCGAGCTCTCCCGCCAGCGCCACGAGCGGAAGAATCGCAAGCCGGCGGCGAAAAAGTAA
- a CDS encoding DUF1559 domain-containing protein, which translates to MKKNIFTLIELLVVIAIIAILASMLLPSLNQARQAARKTSCTNNMKQIGTALMMYSGDYEYFPPAKSSEMGNFNSRGWHWLTMPYLGLDNSQPSGWEEAAKRREKGALRCPEIAPPQPGLLDRISYAMYGFGPMVVYFGFTPAKLERGTAGNSTSIFATKPGAKATKAEPGCAPRTSTIPFIAERALDAGGDAADIAFQDGNQLGYSSTASASLGRIKGDTPKGYSYFDFAYRHKGRKNILWFDGHVADVGVDQLHWTGVKP; encoded by the coding sequence ATGAAGAAAAACATATTCACCCTGATCGAACTCCTGGTGGTGATTGCGATCATCGCAATCCTCGCTTCGATGCTGCTGCCCTCGCTCAACCAGGCGAGGCAGGCAGCCCGGAAGACCTCCTGCACCAACAACATGAAGCAGATCGGAACCGCGCTGATGATGTATTCCGGCGATTACGAGTACTTTCCGCCGGCCAAAAGCAGCGAAATGGGAAATTTCAATTCCCGCGGCTGGCACTGGCTGACCATGCCCTATCTCGGTTTGGACAACAGCCAGCCGTCCGGTTGGGAGGAGGCGGCGAAGCGGCGCGAGAAAGGCGCCCTGCGCTGCCCCGAAATCGCCCCTCCGCAGCCGGGGCTGCTCGACCGCATCAGCTACGCGATGTACGGATTCGGCCCGATGGTGGTTTACTTCGGCTTCACTCCGGCCAAACTGGAGAGAGGCACGGCCGGCAACAGCACCTCCATCTTCGCCACCAAGCCCGGCGCCAAGGCAACCAAGGCGGAACCCGGCTGCGCTCCCCGGACCTCCACGATTCCCTTTATCGCGGAACGTGCGCTGGATGCGGGCGGCGATGCTGCCGATATCGCGTTTCAGGACGGAAACCAGCTCGGCTATTCCTCGACCGCATCCGCATCCCTGGGAAGGATCAAAGGGGATACGCCGAAGGGATACAGCTACTTCGACTTCGCCTATCGCCATAAAGGGCGGAAGAATATCCTCTGGTTCGACGGCCATGTGGCGGATGTCGGAGTGGACCAGCTCCATTGGACCGGCGTCAAGCCGTAA
- a CDS encoding endo-1,4-beta-xylanase, with the protein MKPNRYQALATFAAAFAIGGQLPAAPVPFDGGVTRVAPGIENKRFETVNGVLPVSWDPKASPYVELAFNRTTALPSFTHATVKMIFKAPAGTPVGRMGLRLLDAKGETFQYSIPVRQAADGTIEAVWQIAPDTEFISWGNNADKKLDQPVRINAVSFDYDRNAAPSEITLSSIEAETENAPAAGLAVALNAGIKKYVPGGGAPANYAYAAGKGVEVNWEPAKSKYIELVFNRPLQLPEFSKVSVTARIEAPAGCPVRSIGLRMTDKSNETFQFSKSVNFAQGGVSEVTWEASAGQWQNSWGGNNDKQLDQPMKVYGFGVDYSQNLPEASFRILSVTAAVSGGEKTVATRPLYAFNLSNSFNRVWGSGQPSLGPGGLLVNDIKGETSFSERMGSLTFFHSRPSVLKLDAALNAGNVKCYWVFRDAANAQIKTAELPLKQGNNQLSFNLTETLAAAKLPVRVERFALVNSGNVPGSVLLTGSTLGVDQPLTEAIDFTVLTGNDIHVLKSGQESALKYMFTNTSNQAGEFNISLDFKSFVGNTHRESFTAKLLPGEIKIFSTEWKPEVLGHWDVTATVSEASAPAMQSKSSRSFAYLVPAGPTPGRAPGFLFSVCTHSGRWSMVDQLREVEAAATCGVKVVRDSIEWGGIQPERGVWNFEKMDFLVNAYETVGIEHQAMFAFTAKWAATPERQASKNWLDWNRGMPELNAWREYVRTMADRYRGRIRFWEVWNEPDLGGFNQMSLEEYVQLQKATYEELAKAVPEAIVMTGGFATMTDHPGKKSPTFHRDYLKLAKGAFKVHAYHEHGSFQQFAQVVDEKFLPMRRETGTEVPWYANETAIHSLNGAERNQAITLFKKLLFAWSRGSIGYTWYDLRNDGYDPVDGEHNYGMVTNDFQPKPVYSAYNMLAGLYRNMKYIRQYDLGANLWAFEFSDGADTLIPAWDESGFGSSLTLVVKSNASAASTVDLMGNEKPQQLLDGMALLTLSPMPETLKLTGAASAEIAGRLLEVSAGGVAIPGHPLRFKVKVFNPLSSDRTFRLALEKFPKSFRPLAPSHEVQVPAGKTAEVEFELEVGNDFKANYGSSESLLVAYTLDGTPWKGNLVVPVNAAVAVPAGDNFNRKPDFVLNDRSQVVSITAADPALNHRVWRDANDLSAKIFLGEANGSFRLRADVTDDRHSQPFDGFNVWKGDNIQFAFQLPGQTGHWEIGLSRLDSGKPEVIVFQTPTGFDPAAVAKACRLVTTREGNVTGYDFTLPGNAAGMTPEMFRNGFRFNLLVNDNDGEGRDGWIHIAPGIGDSKNPDKFPFVVFE; encoded by the coding sequence ATGAAACCAAACCGTTATCAGGCTCTGGCAACGTTCGCGGCAGCGTTCGCCATCGGCGGCCAGCTTCCGGCCGCCCCGGTTCCGTTCGACGGCGGCGTGACCCGCGTCGCACCCGGCATCGAAAACAAGCGGTTCGAAACCGTAAACGGCGTTCTTCCGGTCAGTTGGGACCCGAAAGCGTCACCCTATGTTGAACTTGCGTTCAACAGGACCACCGCCCTGCCCTCCTTCACCCACGCCACCGTGAAAATGATCTTCAAGGCGCCGGCCGGCACGCCGGTCGGCAGGATGGGACTGCGGCTGCTCGATGCGAAGGGCGAAACCTTCCAGTATTCGATCCCGGTCAGGCAGGCCGCGGACGGCACCATCGAGGCGGTCTGGCAGATCGCTCCCGACACCGAATTCATCAGCTGGGGGAACAATGCCGACAAAAAACTCGACCAGCCGGTCCGGATCAATGCGGTGAGCTTCGACTACGACCGCAATGCGGCGCCTTCCGAAATCACGCTTTCGTCGATCGAGGCCGAAACCGAAAATGCCCCGGCCGCCGGACTCGCGGTCGCTCTGAATGCCGGAATCAAAAAATACGTTCCGGGCGGCGGCGCTCCGGCCAACTACGCCTATGCGGCCGGCAAAGGCGTGGAAGTGAATTGGGAACCGGCGAAATCGAAGTACATCGAACTGGTCTTCAACCGTCCGCTCCAGCTCCCGGAGTTCAGCAAGGTTTCGGTGACGGCGCGAATCGAAGCGCCGGCGGGCTGCCCCGTGCGCAGCATCGGGCTGCGGATGACCGACAAGAGCAACGAGACGTTCCAGTTCTCCAAATCCGTGAACTTCGCACAGGGCGGAGTCAGTGAGGTGACCTGGGAGGCTTCCGCCGGACAGTGGCAGAACAGCTGGGGCGGCAACAACGACAAGCAGCTCGACCAGCCGATGAAGGTCTACGGCTTCGGCGTCGATTACTCGCAGAATCTCCCGGAAGCGAGCTTCCGGATCCTGTCGGTGACCGCGGCTGTTTCGGGCGGAGAAAAGACGGTCGCCACCCGGCCGCTCTACGCATTCAACCTGAGCAACTCGTTCAACCGCGTCTGGGGCAGCGGCCAGCCCAGTCTCGGGCCGGGCGGGCTCCTCGTGAACGACATCAAGGGTGAAACTTCGTTCAGTGAACGGATGGGGAGCCTCACCTTCTTCCACTCGCGCCCGTCCGTCCTGAAGCTCGACGCGGCGCTGAACGCCGGAAACGTCAAATGCTACTGGGTGTTCCGCGATGCGGCGAACGCCCAGATCAAAACCGCCGAACTGCCGCTGAAGCAGGGGAACAACCAGCTCTCCTTCAACCTCACCGAAACGCTGGCCGCGGCCAAGCTCCCGGTGCGGGTCGAGCGCTTCGCGCTGGTCAATTCCGGCAATGTGCCGGGATCGGTGCTGCTGACCGGCAGCACGCTCGGCGTCGACCAGCCGCTCACCGAGGCGATCGATTTCACCGTGTTGACCGGCAACGACATCCATGTGCTGAAATCCGGCCAGGAGTCCGCGCTCAAATACATGTTCACGAACACCTCGAATCAGGCCGGGGAGTTCAATATCTCGCTTGATTTCAAGAGCTTCGTCGGCAACACCCACCGCGAAAGCTTCACTGCGAAGCTCCTGCCGGGCGAAATCAAAATCTTCTCAACGGAATGGAAGCCCGAAGTGCTCGGCCACTGGGATGTGACCGCGACCGTGTCGGAGGCCTCGGCCCCGGCGATGCAGAGCAAATCCTCCCGCAGTTTCGCCTATCTGGTTCCCGCCGGCCCGACGCCGGGACGCGCGCCGGGCTTCCTGTTCAGCGTCTGCACCCATTCGGGCCGCTGGAGCATGGTCGATCAGCTCCGGGAGGTCGAAGCCGCCGCGACCTGCGGCGTGAAAGTCGTCCGCGACAGTATCGAATGGGGCGGCATCCAGCCCGAACGCGGCGTCTGGAACTTCGAAAAGATGGACTTCCTCGTCAACGCCTACGAGACGGTCGGCATCGAACACCAGGCGATGTTCGCCTTCACGGCCAAATGGGCCGCCACGCCGGAGAGACAGGCGTCGAAAAACTGGCTCGACTGGAACCGCGGCATGCCGGAACTCAACGCCTGGCGCGAATACGTCCGCACCATGGCCGACCGCTACCGCGGCCGCATCCGCTTCTGGGAGGTCTGGAACGAACCGGATCTCGGCGGCTTCAACCAGATGAGCCTCGAAGAGTACGTCCAGCTCCAGAAAGCGACCTATGAGGAGCTCGCCAAGGCGGTTCCCGAGGCGATCGTCATGACCGGCGGTTTCGCGACCATGACCGACCACCCCGGCAAGAAGAGCCCGACCTTCCACCGCGACTACCTGAAGCTCGCCAAAGGAGCCTTCAAGGTTCACGCCTATCATGAACACGGTTCGTTCCAGCAGTTCGCCCAGGTCGTCGACGAGAAGTTCCTGCCGATGCGCCGGGAAACCGGCACCGAAGTGCCGTGGTACGCGAACGAAACGGCGATCCACTCGCTCAACGGCGCAGAACGCAACCAGGCAATCACGCTGTTCAAGAAACTCCTCTTCGCCTGGAGCCGCGGCTCGATCGGCTACACCTGGTACGATCTGCGCAACGACGGCTACGACCCGGTTGACGGAGAACATAACTACGGCATGGTCACCAACGACTTCCAGCCGAAGCCGGTCTATTCCGCCTACAACATGCTGGCCGGTCTCTACCGGAACATGAAGTATATCCGCCAGTACGATCTCGGCGCCAACCTCTGGGCGTTCGAATTTTCGGACGGCGCCGACACGCTGATCCCGGCCTGGGACGAATCGGGCTTCGGTTCATCGCTGACGCTCGTGGTCAAGTCCAATGCATCGGCTGCCTCGACGGTGGACCTGATGGGCAACGAAAAGCCGCAGCAGCTCCTCGACGGCATGGCGCTCCTGACCCTTTCGCCGATGCCGGAGACGCTGAAACTGACCGGCGCCGCCTCTGCGGAGATCGCCGGACGGCTGCTCGAAGTCTCCGCCGGCGGCGTGGCGATTCCGGGGCATCCGCTCCGGTTCAAGGTCAAGGTGTTCAACCCGCTCAGCAGCGACCGCACGTTCCGCCTGGCGCTGGAGAAGTTCCCGAAGAGCTTCCGTCCGCTCGCGCCGTCGCATGAAGTGCAGGTTCCGGCCGGGAAGACCGCCGAGGTCGAATTCGAACTCGAAGTCGGCAACGACTTCAAGGCGAACTACGGCAGCAGCGAGTCGCTGCTGGTCGCCTATACGCTCGACGGCACGCCGTGGAAGGGGAATCTCGTCGTTCCGGTCAATGCCGCCGTGGCGGTGCCTGCCGGCGACAACTTCAACCGCAAACCCGATTTCGTGCTGAACGACCGCAGCCAGGTCGTCTCGATCACCGCGGCGGATCCGGCGCTGAACCATCGCGTCTGGCGCGATGCGAACGACCTCAGCGCGAAAATTTTCCTCGGCGAAGCGAACGGCAGCTTCCGCCTCCGCGCCGATGTGACGGATGACAGACACAGCCAGCCGTTCGACGGCTTCAATGTCTGGAAGGGCGACAACATCCAGTTCGCCTTCCAGCTTCCGGGCCAGACCGGACACTGGGAAATCGGTCTTTCGCGGCTGGATTCCGGCAAGCCCGAAGTCATCGTCTTCCAGACCCCGACCGGCTTCGATCCGGCCGCGGTGGCGAAGGCGTGCAGACTCGTCACGACCCGCGAGGGCAATGTGACCGGCTACGACTTCACGCTCCCCGGAAACGCGGCCGGCATGACGCCGGAGATGTTCCGCAACGGATTCCGTTTCAACCTGCTCGTGAACGACAATGACGGAGAAGGCCGCGACGGCTGGATCCACATCGCCCCGGGCATCGGAGACTCCAAGAATCCCGATAAATTCCCGTTCGTCGTCTTCGAGTAA
- the dinB gene encoding DNA polymerase IV, with translation MRKIIHIDMDAFFASIEQRDRPGLRGLPVIVGGSAERRGVVSTCSYEARAFGVHSAMPMRTAQRLCPQAVYLEVDMKKYRNESARIREIFYSVTDLVEPVSIDEAYLDVTENKRSESSATRLARAVQREIFLKTGLTASAGVSYNKFLAKIASDLKKPAGLTVIPPERAMEFLDSLPVGKFHGIGKVSAAKLTGMNIRTGRDLRQLDAATLSALFGKTGLFYYNIVRGIDNRPVEVEDEPKSIGHEITLAEDCTDVRALRIMLRQLARRVARRLQARNLAGKTVTIKVRYENFETVTRSLSLHVPVCGGAEIGEIAVGLAAKTELASRPVRLLGVTVGNFSGPEPDPGFEQLEFRF, from the coding sequence ATGCGTAAGATCATTCATATCGATATGGATGCGTTTTTCGCCTCTATCGAGCAGCGCGACCGGCCCGGGCTGCGCGGGCTGCCGGTCATCGTCGGCGGTTCGGCCGAGCGGCGCGGAGTGGTTTCCACCTGCTCGTACGAAGCCCGCGCGTTCGGAGTCCACTCCGCGATGCCGATGAGGACGGCGCAGCGGCTCTGTCCGCAGGCGGTCTATCTTGAGGTCGATATGAAAAAATACCGGAACGAGTCGGCCCGGATTCGCGAAATTTTTTATTCCGTGACCGACCTGGTCGAACCGGTTTCGATCGACGAGGCGTATCTCGATGTGACCGAAAACAAGCGGAGCGAATCGAGCGCGACGCGGCTGGCGCGGGCGGTCCAGCGGGAAATTTTCCTGAAGACCGGCCTCACCGCTTCCGCCGGTGTCTCCTACAATAAATTCCTGGCCAAGATCGCCTCGGATCTGAAGAAACCGGCCGGGCTTACGGTCATTCCGCCGGAGCGGGCGATGGAGTTTCTCGATTCTCTGCCGGTGGGGAAGTTTCACGGTATCGGGAAGGTTTCGGCCGCGAAGCTGACCGGGATGAATATCCGGACCGGGCGCGATTTGCGGCAGCTCGATGCCGCGACGCTTTCGGCGCTGTTCGGCAAGACCGGCCTTTTCTATTACAATATCGTGCGCGGCATCGACAACCGTCCGGTCGAGGTGGAGGACGAACCGAAATCGATCGGTCACGAGATCACTCTGGCCGAGGACTGCACCGACGTGCGGGCGCTCCGGATCATGCTGCGGCAGCTGGCGCGGCGCGTCGCCCGCCGCCTGCAGGCGCGGAATCTGGCAGGGAAAACCGTCACGATCAAGGTGAGATACGAGAATTTCGAGACGGTGACCCGTTCGCTTTCGCTGCATGTTCCGGTCTGCGGCGGGGCGGAGATCGGAGAAATCGCGGTCGGGCTCGCGGCGAAAACCGAACTGGCCAGCCGCCCGGTCCGGCTGCTCGGCGTCACGGTCGGTAATTTCTCCGGTCCCGAACCGGACCCCGGTTTCGAACAGCTGGAATTCCGTTTTTGA
- a CDS encoding alpha/beta hydrolase family protein — translation MIRPPAYSDMLQNYYGELFMRLRRERQSRLAAVDSPQKARHYVSQVRQSIRDAFDLPGERTPLYARVTASEEADGVRTEAVLYEPRPCYLASALLFRPAGKVDGKLPAVLGLCGHSQNGKSSEPYRIFCRTLARAGFIVLLPDPAGQGERLQFIRTPGDRFSERCCDEHNQLGKMLGLFGDNFAFWRVWDAMRGLDYLLSRPEADSSRVGVTGNSGGGTLSTYLWALDDRLTMAAPGCYITSFHRNFDNELPVDAEQAVPGIAAAGIEMADFLITRAPSPCLVLGRGNDFFDPRGTKEAVAETGRIYELLGGRDHLAFHVEPGDHGYGPGNRRAMYRFFMDEAGIPGEVEELSAGPELFAAPDGQVNWIPGSRTLPEFLSAWCGEPVREPMPVPAFLTANGIVPPAETPDYKVLRNGYPAPGRVVSVYGVRSEGGILAFLHTCDCRPLNIVPEGEAATLLVAARDAEEELLAAALPADGSRLFTLDARGFGKSFPLTGDRDTDFFTPYGTEYFYDAAGVMLDSPLFSGRARDVLAALAVLRAAGYRSIRVIGRGVSSLFTAFGCCAGPELWESIELEEAPASMRTLVRKAIYREPQSFAPRGMLRHFDLAEVYAELAVGHKVKIR, via the coding sequence ATGATTCGTCCGCCCGCTTACAGTGACATGCTTCAGAATTATTACGGTGAGTTGTTCATGCGCCTTCGCCGGGAACGGCAGTCGCGCCTTGCTGCGGTCGATTCGCCGCAGAAGGCGCGGCATTATGTGTCGCAGGTGCGGCAGTCGATCCGCGATGCATTCGACCTGCCGGGAGAGCGCACGCCGCTCTATGCCCGGGTCACGGCCTCCGAGGAGGCGGACGGGGTGCGGACCGAGGCGGTGCTTTATGAACCGCGCCCGTGTTATCTCGCTTCGGCGCTGCTGTTCCGCCCGGCCGGAAAGGTCGATGGCAAACTGCCGGCCGTGCTCGGGCTGTGCGGCCATTCGCAGAACGGCAAGAGCAGCGAACCCTACCGGATTTTCTGCCGGACGCTCGCCCGCGCCGGTTTCATCGTACTGCTGCCGGACCCGGCCGGGCAGGGGGAACGGCTGCAGTTCATCCGTACGCCGGGCGACCGTTTTTCGGAGCGGTGCTGTGACGAGCACAATCAGCTCGGCAAAATGCTCGGGCTGTTCGGCGACAATTTCGCTTTCTGGCGGGTCTGGGATGCGATGCGCGGGCTCGATTACCTGCTCAGCCGCCCCGAAGCGGATTCTTCCCGCGTCGGAGTGACCGGCAACTCCGGCGGCGGCACGCTTTCGACCTACCTCTGGGCGCTTGACGACCGTCTGACCATGGCGGCGCCGGGGTGTTACATCACAAGCTTCCACCGAAATTTCGACAATGAGCTGCCGGTGGACGCCGAACAGGCGGTTCCCGGCATTGCGGCTGCCGGCATCGAGATGGCCGATTTCCTGATCACCCGGGCGCCGTCGCCCTGCCTGGTCCTCGGGCGCGGCAACGACTTTTTCGATCCGCGCGGCACGAAGGAGGCGGTTGCCGAGACCGGGAGAATCTACGAACTGCTCGGCGGGCGCGATCATCTGGCGTTTCACGTCGAGCCGGGCGACCACGGCTACGGTCCCGGCAACCGGCGGGCGATGTACCGGTTTTTCATGGATGAGGCCGGAATCCCGGGGGAGGTCGAAGAGCTGTCGGCCGGACCGGAGCTTTTCGCTGCGCCGGACGGGCAGGTCAACTGGATTCCGGGCAGCCGTACCCTGCCGGAATTTCTCTCCGCATGGTGCGGCGAGCCGGTCCGGGAGCCGATGCCGGTTCCGGCGTTCCTGACTGCGAACGGGATCGTGCCGCCGGCGGAGACGCCGGATTACAAAGTTCTGCGCAACGGCTATCCCGCCCCGGGCCGGGTCGTCTCCGTCTACGGAGTCCGCAGCGAGGGCGGGATTCTCGCCTTTCTGCACACCTGTGACTGCCGGCCGCTGAATATCGTGCCGGAGGGAGAGGCGGCAACGCTGCTCGTGGCCGCGCGCGATGCGGAGGAAGAGCTGCTCGCGGCCGCGCTTCCGGCGGACGGGTCGCGGCTTTTCACGCTTGACGCGCGCGGATTCGGCAAGAGCTTTCCGCTGACCGGGGACCGGGATACGGATTTTTTCACGCCGTACGGAACCGAGTATTTTTATGATGCGGCCGGAGTTATGCTTGATTCTCCGCTTTTTTCCGGCCGCGCCCGGGATGTGCTCGCGGCGCTTGCTGTGCTGCGGGCGGCCGGATACCGGTCGATCCGGGTGATCGGGCGCGGAGTGTCGTCGCTGTTCACGGCGTTCGGCTGCTGCGCCGGCCCGGAACTGTGGGAGTCGATCGAGCTCGAAGAGGCGCCGGCTTCAATGCGGACACTGGTCCGCAAGGCGATCTATCGGGAGCCGCAGTCCTTTGCGCCGCGCGGCATGCTGCGCCATTTCGACCTGGCTGAAGTCTACGCGGAGCTGGCGGTCGGTCATAAAGTCAAGATCCGGTAG
- a CDS encoding DUF1559 domain-containing protein: MKKSMFTLIELLVVIAIIAILAAMLLPALQSARESGKKAKCTNNLKQIFTGLAQYAGDFEYYPAAKPKVYEDCNKQWWYFRVAPYLGMNGNPKTWQEASAIRNGGVFQCASLNCSGTLDFNGYSMNDFQINVDPNVFGMTSAVKDPGGNNSYYVKPEARATRSCTGAIPLPTPSMIVFVAEIGPTDGNANTIQPNIVDGAALNRIEYECLNMDSYAASFRHSKMKPVMWFDGHVSTVRYKEVNFQMSHSPWI; encoded by the coding sequence ATGAAAAAATCAATGTTCACCCTGATCGAGCTCCTGGTGGTCATTGCGATCATCGCAATTCTGGCCGCCATGCTGCTGCCCGCCCTGCAAAGCGCCCGGGAATCCGGCAAAAAAGCCAAGTGCACGAACAATCTGAAGCAGATTTTCACAGGGCTGGCCCAGTATGCCGGAGATTTCGAATATTATCCGGCCGCGAAACCCAAGGTTTACGAGGATTGCAACAAGCAGTGGTGGTACTTCCGGGTCGCCCCGTATCTCGGCATGAACGGGAATCCGAAGACCTGGCAGGAAGCCTCCGCCATCCGCAACGGCGGCGTCTTTCAGTGCGCCTCGCTGAACTGCTCCGGAACGCTCGATTTCAACGGCTATTCGATGAATGACTTCCAGATCAATGTGGACCCGAATGTCTTCGGCATGACTTCGGCGGTCAAGGACCCGGGCGGCAACAACAGCTACTACGTCAAACCCGAAGCAAGGGCGACCCGGAGCTGCACCGGCGCAATCCCGCTGCCGACGCCGTCCATGATCGTCTTCGTCGCGGAAATCGGTCCGACCGACGGCAACGCGAACACGATTCAGCCGAACATCGTCGACGGCGCCGCGCTGAACCGGATCGAATACGAGTGCCTGAACATGGACAGCTATGCCGCCTCGTTCCGTCACAGCAAAATGAAGCCGGTCATGTGGTTCGACGGCCACGTCAGCACCGTCCGCTACAAGGAAGTCAACTTCCAGATGTCCCACAGCCCCTGGATCTGA